The genomic stretch ACCGGTACGAGGGGGAAACCAGCACTGCCCCGGGACGAACTGGGGATAACTCAGGACGCACCCCCGCCCGGGCCGGGCGGTTCAGGTTCTTGCCCGAATCACCTGGCACATGGAGCGGGATGCACCGAGAGCATCCCGCACATCCATGCCAGCCGCACGACCAGGGCCCTTCCGCGTCACCTGGCTACCGACCTGGCAACGCGGTGACCGAAAACCCCGGCTAGTCGCCCTCCTCTACCACGGCTACCGCCGCCACCCGATCTTCTGCCGCCAGACGCATAAGGGTGACCCCCTGGGTGGTACGGCTGCGCCGGGGAATCTCCGCGGCCGCCAGGCGGATGACCTCACCTTCGGCAGAAATGAGGAACACGTCGTTCTTCTCCTGGATGACCCGTGCCGCTACCACCGGGCCCTGGCGCGAACCGGGCCGCAGGGTAAGGATGCCCCGACCTCCCCGGCCCTGTATCCTGTACGCGGCCAACTCCGTGCGCTTCCCGTAGCCGCGTTCGGTCACCACCAGGAGGTCCTTTCCCGCCGCCGGCCGCACCAGCGCCACCACCCGGTCATCCGGGGCCAGTTCCATCCCCTTAACTCCGCGGGCAGTGCGGCCCATGCTGCGTACTTCATCCTCGCGGAAACGGATCGACAGGCCGGCGCCCGAAACCAGCATTACGTCATCCCCGCCTTCGGTAACCTCCACCCCGATCAGAGAGTCGCCTTCGTCCAGGGAAAGGGCGATAATTCCCTCCCGCCGGGAAGTGGAAAACTCGGCCAGGGGTGTGCGCTTTACCACCCCCCGAGCGGTGGCCATAAAGAGGTAACCGCGGGTAAAATCGGCTACCGGTACTACGGCAGTTATGAGCTCGCCCTGAACCGGAAGCAGATTGACCAGGGGGAGCCCCCGGGCCTGTCTGCCGGCCTCAGGCACTTCGTACACTTTTAGGCGGTAAACTTTGCCGGCGTCGGTGAAGAAGAGCAGGTACGCGTGGGTATTGCAGATGAAGAAGTGCTCCACCACGTCCTGCTCGCGAACGGTGATTCCGGTAACTCCTCGTCCTCCCCGGCGCTGGCTCCGGTACGCCGAAAGCGGGATACGCTTCAGGTAACCCCGCCTGGTTATCGTCACCGCCACTTCTTCCTCCGGTATCAGGTCTTCCTCCCGGAGGTCGTCTTCGGCCTCGATGATGCCGGTACGCCGCTCGTCGGCAAAACGCTCTCCCAATGTCAGCAGCTCTTCCTTGACCAGCCCGCGAATCAGGGCCGCATCGGCAAGCACCCGTCGCAGCCGCTCGATCTCTTTTATGAGCTCGCCGTACTCCGTCTCCAGTTTCTCCCGTTCCAAGGCGGTCAGCCGCTGCAGCCGCATGTCCAAGATGGCCTGGGCCTGGACTTCGGTAAGTCCAAAGCGCTCCACCAGGGCCCGACGCGCGGTCTCCGGATCGCGGGACTGCCGGATGGTGCGAATCACGGCGTCCAGATTTTGCAGGGCAATGCGCAGGCCGAGGATTATGTGCGCCCGTTCCTCTGCCTTGCGAAGATCGTACGCACAGCGCCGCCGCACCACTTCCTCCTGGTGCTGGAGGTACTGTTCCAGCATCTCCCGCAGGCTGAGAAGCCTCGGCTGCCCGTCCACCAGGGCCAGAAGAATGATTCCAAAGGTCTCCTCCAGCGGGGTGTGTTTGAAGAGCTGGTTAAGGAGTACCCGGCTGTTGGTATCCCGGCGGAGCTCCAGTACTACCCGCAGGCCGCTCCGGTCGGATTCGTCCCTGAGCTCGGTTATGCCGTCGAGTTTCTTTTCCCGTACCAGTTCCGCTATCTTCTCCACCAGGCCTGCCTTATTTACCTGGTAGGGAATCTCGGTCACCACGAGCCGCGGCCGTCCGCCCTCGGTTTCCAGTTTCACCCGCGCCCGTACCCGGATGCTTCCCCTACCCTGGCGGTAGGCCTGCTCCACCCCCTGCCGTCCTACGATCATTCCTCCGGTGGGAAAGTCCGGACCCGGGACCAACCGGAAGAGTTCCGCCTCCGGGAGGCCGGGGTTATCGATCAGGGCCACCAGGGCGCGGATAATCTCACCCAGATTGTGGGGGGGAATATTTGTGGCCATTCCCACGGCTATGCCGGCGCTGCCGTTGATAAGCAGGTTGGGAACGCGCGCCGGCAGCACCGCCGGTTCGTCGAGGGAGCCGTCGTAGTTGGGGATGAAATCGACCGTTTCCTTTTCTATGTCTTGCAGCATCTCCATGGCCAGAGCCGAGAGCCGGGCCTCGGTGTAGCGCATGGCCGCAGGTGCGTCCCCGTCCACGGACCCGAAGTTGCCGTGCCCGTCTACCAGAGGATACCGGCTGGCAAAGTCCTGGGCCATGCGGACCATGCTCTCGTACACGGCCGCGTCGCCGTGGGGATGGTAGCGGGCCAGGACATCCCCGACCACGCGCGCGGACTTCTTGTGCGGGCGGTCGGGGCCCATACCCGCCTCGTACATGGCGTACAGTATCCTCCGCTGGACCGGTTTGAGCCCATCCCGCACGTCCGGAAGCGCCCGCCCCACGATTACACTCATGGCGTAATCGATATAGGACCGCCGCATCTCCTCTTCCAGGTCTAACGGTACAACCTTACCTGTCGCTTCGGCCATAGCCTCACCCTCTCAATCCCTTGCAAACCTATACGTCCAGGTTCCTTACTTCACGGGCGTGTGCTTCGATGAAACGCCGCCGCGGTTCTACCCTGTCACCCATGAGAATGCTGAATACGCGGTCTGCCTCGGCCGCGTCCCGTACCGAAACGCGCAGGAGCGTGCGCTTCTCCGGGCTCATGGTAGTCTCCCATAGCTGCTCGGCGTTCATCTCACCCAGACCCTTGTAGCGTTGAACACTCACCCCTTGCCGCCCAAGCCGCTGCAGTAGCGGCTCCAGTTCGGCCTCGGTGTAAAGGTAATATTCCTTCTTCCCCTTGACCACGCGGAAGAGGGGCGGCTGGGCGATGTATACGTATCCGCTTTCGATAAGCGGGCGCATGTAACGGTAAAGGAAGGTGAGTAGCAGAGTGCGGATGTGCGCGCCGTCCACATCGGCGTCGGTCATAAGGATGAGCTTATGATACCTGGCCTTCTTTAGGTCAAAATCCTCCCCCACCCCTGTACCCATGGCGGTAATAAGGGCCCGGATCTCCTCATTGCCCAGAACCTTGTCGAGTCTGGACTTTTCCACGTTGAGTATCTTGCCCCGCAGGGGCAGGATGGCCTGGAAGCGTCTGTCCCTCCCCTGCTTGGCCGAGCCGCCGGCGGAATCGCCCTCCACCAAATACAGTTCCGCCTGGGCCGGGTCCCTAACCGTGCAATCGGCAAGCTTGCCCGGCAGGGTGGTCACTTCCAGACCGCCCTTCCGCCGGGTGAGTTCCCTGGCCTTCCGAGCTGCCTCTCGGGCGCGGGCGGCGAGCAGGGCTTTCTCCACCACCCGGCGGGCCACCGCCGGCGTCTCCTCCAGGTAGGTGGCCAGGCCCTCCCCTACTACGGCTTCGACGATTCCCTTGACCTCACTGTTCCCCAGGCGGGTCTTGGTCTGACCCTCGAACTGCGGCTCGGGAACCTTAACGCTCACCACCGCCGTGAGGCCCTCCCGGATGTCCTCTCCGGTCAGAGCCACCTGGTCTTTGACCAGGTTGAAACGGCGGGCGTAGTCGTTGACCACTCGGGTGAGCACGGTCTTGAGTCCGGTTTCGTGCACTCCTCCCTCCCGGGTGTGGATATTATTGGCGTAGGACAGGATGTTTTCCACATAACCGTCGTGGTGCTGCAAGGCGACCTCCACGGTTACCCCGTCCCTCTCGCCGGCCAGGTAGATGGGCTCGGGATACACCGGCTCTCTCCCGTCATTCAGGTAGCGCACAAAATCCACCAGACCGCCGGTATGGACGAACTTCTCACTGCGCCCGGTGCGCCGGTCCTCCAGGGTCAGCTCCAGGCCACGGTTGAGGAAGGAAAGCTCGCGCAGCCTTTCGGCAATTACTTCGTACTCGAATTTGATGTGGGGAAAAATCTGTGGATCGGGCCGGAAAGTTATGCTGGTACCGGTGCCCTCGGCAGGCCCTACTACTTCCAGCTCGCTGACCGGTTCCCCGCGCTGGTAAGACTGGCGGTACAGGCGGCTGTCCCTCTTGACCTCTACTACCAGTTCTTCCGACAACGCATTAACCACCGACACCCCTACTCCGTGGAGACCGCCGCTCACCCGATACCCCTTCCCGCCGAACTTGGCGCCGGCGTGCAGCATGGTAAGAGCTACTTCTACCGCCGGCCGCCCGGTCGCCGGGTGGATATCGACAGGAATACCCCGACCGTCATCGGTGACCGTAATCGCTTCGCCGTGGTGGATAACCACCTCGATGCGGGTGCAGTAACCGGCCAGGGCCTCGTCTATGCTGTTGTCCACCACCTCGTAGACCAAATGGTGCAGCCCGTCGGGCCCGGTATCGCCGATATACATACCCGGGCGGCGCCTCACCGCCTCCAGGCCCTCTAACACTTGTATTTGGCTGGCATCGTAAAT from Clostridia bacterium encodes the following:
- the gyrA gene encoding DNA gyrase subunit A — encoded protein: MAEATGKVVPLDLEEEMRRSYIDYAMSVIVGRALPDVRDGLKPVQRRILYAMYEAGMGPDRPHKKSARVVGDVLARYHPHGDAAVYESMVRMAQDFASRYPLVDGHGNFGSVDGDAPAAMRYTEARLSALAMEMLQDIEKETVDFIPNYDGSLDEPAVLPARVPNLLINGSAGIAVGMATNIPPHNLGEIIRALVALIDNPGLPEAELFRLVPGPDFPTGGMIVGRQGVEQAYRQGRGSIRVRARVKLETEGGRPRLVVTEIPYQVNKAGLVEKIAELVREKKLDGITELRDESDRSGLRVVLELRRDTNSRVLLNQLFKHTPLEETFGIILLALVDGQPRLLSLREMLEQYLQHQEEVVRRRCAYDLRKAEERAHIILGLRIALQNLDAVIRTIRQSRDPETARRALVERFGLTEVQAQAILDMRLQRLTALEREKLETEYGELIKEIERLRRVLADAALIRGLVKEELLTLGERFADERRTGIIEAEDDLREEDLIPEEEVAVTITRRGYLKRIPLSAYRSQRRGGRGVTGITVREQDVVEHFFICNTHAYLLFFTDAGKVYRLKVYEVPEAGRQARGLPLVNLLPVQGELITAVVPVADFTRGYLFMATARGVVKRTPLAEFSTSRREGIIALSLDEGDSLIGVEVTEGGDDVMLVSGAGLSIRFREDEVRSMGRTARGVKGMELAPDDRVVALVRPAAGKDLLVVTERGYGKRTELAAYRIQGRGGRGILTLRPGSRQGPVVAARVIQEKNDVFLISAEGEVIRLAAAEIPRRSRTTQGVTLMRLAAEDRVAAVAVVEEGD
- the gyrB gene encoding DNA topoisomerase (ATP-hydrolyzing) subunit B, which codes for MAETGREEIYDASQIQVLEGLEAVRRRPGMYIGDTGPDGLHHLVYEVVDNSIDEALAGYCTRIEVVIHHGEAITVTDDGRGIPVDIHPATGRPAVEVALTMLHAGAKFGGKGYRVSGGLHGVGVSVVNALSEELVVEVKRDSRLYRQSYQRGEPVSELEVVGPAEGTGTSITFRPDPQIFPHIKFEYEVIAERLRELSFLNRGLELTLEDRRTGRSEKFVHTGGLVDFVRYLNDGREPVYPEPIYLAGERDGVTVEVALQHHDGYVENILSYANNIHTREGGVHETGLKTVLTRVVNDYARRFNLVKDQVALTGEDIREGLTAVVSVKVPEPQFEGQTKTRLGNSEVKGIVEAVVGEGLATYLEETPAVARRVVEKALLAARAREAARKARELTRRKGGLEVTTLPGKLADCTVRDPAQAELYLVEGDSAGGSAKQGRDRRFQAILPLRGKILNVEKSRLDKVLGNEEIRALITAMGTGVGEDFDLKKARYHKLILMTDADVDGAHIRTLLLTFLYRYMRPLIESGYVYIAQPPLFRVVKGKKEYYLYTEAELEPLLQRLGRQGVSVQRYKGLGEMNAEQLWETTMSPEKRTLLRVSVRDAAEADRVFSILMGDRVEPRRRFIEAHAREVRNLDV